ATGGGTTATTACGAGGCGGGTCCGGTCACGGACACCCCGCCAATCGTGCTGTGCCACGGCTGGCCCGAGCTCGCCTTCTCCTGGCGTTACCAGATCAAGGCGCTGAGCGAGGCCGGCATCCGCGTGATCGCACCCGATCAGCGCGGCTATGGCGCGACCGACCGGCCGGAGCCGGTCGAGGCTTACGATATGGAGCATTTGACCGGCGATCTCGTCGGGCTGCTCGATCATCTCGGCATCGACAAGGCGATCTTCGTCGGTCACGACTGGGGCGGCTTCGTCGTCTGGCAGATGCCGCTGCGGCATCCCACGCGCGTCGCCGGCGTCGTCGGCGTCAACACCCCGCATTGGGACCGCGCGCCGATCGATCCGATCGCGCTGTTCCGCCAGCGCTTCGGCGAGCACATGTATATCGTCCAGTTCCAGGACCCCGCGCGTGGGCCGGACAAGATCTTCGGCAGCCGCGTCGAAGAGACCTTCGACGCCTTCATGCGCAAGCCGGCCGCCCGCCCTCCGGGTGCGCCCGAGGAACAGCCGATTGCCGGCATTGGTGCTTCGCCCCGCATCAACCTGGCGTTCCCACAGATGATCGCGAATTACGACGCCAGACATGATCCGCGCACGCCGATCCTGTCGGCTGAGGAGAAGAAGGTGTTCGTCGACACCTTCACGAAAACCGGCTTCACCGGCGGCATCAACTGGTATCGCAATTTCACCCGCAATTGGGAGCGGTCGAAGGGGCTGGATCATCACATCCACGTGCCGTCGCTGATGATCATGGCCGAGAACGATGCGGTGCTGCCGCCGTCAGCGGCCGACGGCATGGAGAAGCTGATCGCCGACCTCGAGAAGTATTTGGTGAAGGACAGCGGCCATTGGACGCAGCAGGAGAAGCCGGAAGAGGTCAGTGCCAAGCTGATCGAATGGCGTACAAGGCGGTTTGGGTGATGACGCGGTCGTCGATGTGAGATTTAGACGTCGTTCCGGGATGGTCCGAAGGACCAGACCCGGAACCTCGAGATTCCGGGTTCTCGCTTCGCGAGCCCCGGAATGACGCGATCAGGGGGAAGCACTTTTCATGTCATCCAAGAACCGACTGAACCCGATTCCGCAGCCGCCGACCAAGCCGGTGGTCGGCAACATGCTGTCGCTGGATTCCGCTGCCCCCGTGCAGCACCTGACGCGGCTGGCCAAGGACCTGGGTCCGATCTTCTGGCTCGACATGATGGGCGCGCCGATCGTCGTCGTCTCCGGCCATGATCTCGTTGACGAGCTCTCCGACGAAAAGCGTTTCGACAAGACGGTGCGCGGTGCGCTGCGGCGTGTGCGCGCGGTCGGCGGCGACGGCCTGTTCACGGCCGACACCCGCGAGCCGAACTGGAGCAAGGCGCACAACATTCTGCTGCAGCCGTTCGGCAACCGCGCCATGCAGTCCTATCACCCGAGCATGGTCGATATCGCCGAGCAGCTCGTGCAGAAATGGGAGCGGCTCAACGCCGACGACGAGATCGACGTCGTCCACGACATGACCGCGCTGACGCTTGATACGATCGGCCTGTGCGGCTTCGACTACCGCTTCAACTCGTTCTACCGCCGAGACTACCATCCCTTCGTCGAGTCGCTGGTGCGCTCGCTCGAAACCATCATGATGACGCGCGGCCTGCCGTTCGAGCAGTTTTGGATGCAAAAGCGGCGCAAGACGCTCGCCGAAGACGTCGCCTTCATGAACAAGATGGTCGACGAGATCATCGCCGAGCGCCGCAAGAGCGCGGAAGGGATCGACGACAAGAAGGACATGCTCGCCGCGATGATGACCGGCGTCGATCGCTCCACCGGCGAGCAGCTCGACGACGTCAATATCCGCTACCAGATCAACACCTTCCTGATCGCGGGGCATGAGACCACCAGCGGCCTGTTGTCCTACACGCTCTATGCGCTGCTCAAGCATCCGGACATTCTCAAGAAGGCCTATGACGAGGTCGACCGCGTCTTCGGCCCTGATGTCAACGCGAAGCCGACCTATCAGCAGGTGACGCAGCTCACCTACATCACGCAGATCCTGAAGGAGGCGCTGCGGCTGTGGCCGCCGGCGCCCGCCTACGGCATCTCGCCGCTCGCGGACGAGACCATCGGCGGCGGCAAGTACAAGCTCAGGAAAGGCACCTTCATCACCATCCTGGTGACGGCGCTGCATCGCGATCCCTCTGTCTGGGGGCCGAATCCGGATGCCTTCGATCCCGAGAATTTCAGCCGCGAGGCCGAGGCGAAACGGCCAGTCAATGCCTGGAAGCCGTTCGGCAACGGTCAGCGCGCCTGCATCGGCCGTGGCTTTGCCATGCACGAGGCCGCACTCGCACTCGGCATGATCCTGCAGCGCTTCAAGCTGATCGATCACCAGCGCTACCAGATGCATCTGAAGGAAACCCTGACGATGAAGCCGGAAGGCTTCAAGATCAAGGTGCGGCCGCGGGCCGACCGCGAGCGCGGCGCCTATGGCGGGCCGATCGCGGCTGCATCCTCGGCGCCGAAGGCGCAGCGCCAGCCGACCACGCGCCCCGGCCACAACACGCCGATGCTGGTGCTGTACGGCTCCAATCTCGGCACCGCCGAGGAGCTTGCCACCCGCATGGCGGATCTTGCCGAGATCAACGGCTTTGCCGTGCATCTCGGAGCGCTGGACGACTATGTCGGCAAGCTGCCGCAGGAGGGCGGCGTGCTGATCATCTGCGCCTCGTATAACGGCGCCCCGCCTGACAACGCGACGCAGTTCGTCAAATGGCTCGGCGAGGACCTGCCGAAGGATGCCTTCGCCAATGTGCGCTACGCCGTGTTCGGCTGCGGTAACAGCGATTGGGCCGCGACCTATCAATCGGTGCCGCGCTTCATCGACGAGAAATTGTCGGGGCATGGTGCGCGCGCGGTCTATCCGCGCGGCGAGGGCGATGCGCGCAGCGACCTCGACGGCCAGTTCCAGAAATGGTTCCCGGCGGCCGCGCAGGTCGCGACCAAGGAATTCGGCATCGACTGGAATTTCACCCGCACCGCGGAAG
The genomic region above belongs to Bradyrhizobium arachidis and contains:
- a CDS encoding alpha/beta fold hydrolase, encoding MIEMPPLQFAQSNGIRMGYYEAGPVTDTPPIVLCHGWPELAFSWRYQIKALSEAGIRVIAPDQRGYGATDRPEPVEAYDMEHLTGDLVGLLDHLGIDKAIFVGHDWGGFVVWQMPLRHPTRVAGVVGVNTPHWDRAPIDPIALFRQRFGEHMYIVQFQDPARGPDKIFGSRVEETFDAFMRKPAARPPGAPEEQPIAGIGASPRINLAFPQMIANYDARHDPRTPILSAEEKKVFVDTFTKTGFTGGINWYRNFTRNWERSKGLDHHIHVPSLMIMAENDAVLPPSAADGMEKLIADLEKYLVKDSGHWTQQEKPEEVSAKLIEWRTRRFG
- a CDS encoding bifunctional cytochrome P450/NADPH--P450 reductase, whose protein sequence is MSSKNRLNPIPQPPTKPVVGNMLSLDSAAPVQHLTRLAKDLGPIFWLDMMGAPIVVVSGHDLVDELSDEKRFDKTVRGALRRVRAVGGDGLFTADTREPNWSKAHNILLQPFGNRAMQSYHPSMVDIAEQLVQKWERLNADDEIDVVHDMTALTLDTIGLCGFDYRFNSFYRRDYHPFVESLVRSLETIMMTRGLPFEQFWMQKRRKTLAEDVAFMNKMVDEIIAERRKSAEGIDDKKDMLAAMMTGVDRSTGEQLDDVNIRYQINTFLIAGHETTSGLLSYTLYALLKHPDILKKAYDEVDRVFGPDVNAKPTYQQVTQLTYITQILKEALRLWPPAPAYGISPLADETIGGGKYKLRKGTFITILVTALHRDPSVWGPNPDAFDPENFSREAEAKRPVNAWKPFGNGQRACIGRGFAMHEAALALGMILQRFKLIDHQRYQMHLKETLTMKPEGFKIKVRPRADRERGAYGGPIAAASSAPKAQRQPTTRPGHNTPMLVLYGSNLGTAEELATRMADLAEINGFAVHLGALDDYVGKLPQEGGVLIICASYNGAPPDNATQFVKWLGEDLPKDAFANVRYAVFGCGNSDWAATYQSVPRFIDEKLSGHGARAVYPRGEGDARSDLDGQFQKWFPAAAQVATKEFGIDWNFTRTAEDDPLYAIEPVAVTAVNTIVAQGGAVAMKVLVNGELQNKVGSNPSERSTRHIEVQLPSNISYRVGDHLSVVPRNDPTLVDSVARRFGFLPADQIRLQVAEGRRAQLPVGDAVSVGRLLSEFVELQQVATRKQIQIMADHTRCPVTKPKLLAFVGEEADTLERYRTEILSRRKSVFDLLLEYPACELPFHVYLEMLSLLAPRYYSISSSPSVDPARCSVTVGVVEGPAASGRGVYKGICSNYLADRRTGDTIYATVRETKAGFRLPDDPSVPIIMIGPGTGLAPFRGFLQERAARKAKGATLGPAMLFFGCRHPDQDFLYAEELKALAAGGITELFTAFSRADGPKTYVQHVLAAQKDKVWPLIEQGAIIYVCGDGGKMEPDVKAELVAIHREKTGSDAATGARWIEDMGTKNRYVLDVWAGG